A section of the Chryseobacterium scophthalmum genome encodes:
- a CDS encoding DMT family transporter, producing MNVFKGFLLAVLAALLWGVSGTFGQFLFQQRGINIEWLITVRMLISGICLLLFAKFFEKSDLLSIWKNKKDAIQLTVFSITGMLAVQYTYFAAIKHSNAATATVLQYAGPVVIAVYLAFKNKKIPLMIEFLAIILAVVGTFLLVTHGNINSLNISGTALFFGLASAIALAIYTLQPVKLLSKYKSSVVIGWGMMCGGFVFSFVKSPFSVEGIWDFQTYWYTAFIVIFGTLIAFYAYLTAVQIIGGQKTSLLASMEPLSATVLAVLWLNVSFSSIDWVGSLLIISTVFLLSKKPKKLHEIKETGN from the coding sequence ATGAATGTTTTTAAAGGCTTTCTGTTGGCTGTACTTGCAGCATTACTTTGGGGAGTTTCCGGTACTTTCGGACAGTTTCTTTTTCAGCAAAGAGGAATCAATATTGAATGGCTGATTACTGTAAGAATGTTGATCTCCGGAATATGTTTACTTTTATTTGCGAAATTTTTCGAAAAATCTGACTTGCTTTCTATCTGGAAAAACAAAAAAGACGCTATTCAGCTTACTGTTTTCAGCATCACCGGAATGCTTGCTGTACAGTACACTTATTTTGCGGCGATCAAACATTCGAATGCAGCGACAGCGACGGTTTTACAATATGCAGGTCCTGTTGTAATTGCTGTTTATTTAGCTTTTAAAAACAAAAAAATTCCGTTGATGATTGAGTTTTTAGCTATTATTTTAGCTGTTGTCGGAACCTTTTTATTGGTAACTCACGGGAATATAAACAGTTTAAATATCTCAGGAACGGCTCTGTTTTTTGGGTTAGCTTCGGCGATTGCTTTGGCAATTTATACTTTACAACCTGTAAAATTACTTTCAAAATATAAATCTTCTGTGGTCATCGGATGGGGGATGATGTGTGGTGGTTTTGTCTTCAGCTTTGTGAAATCTCCTTTTAGCGTTGAAGGAATCTGGGATTTTCAGACCTATTGGTACACCGCATTCATCGTAATTTTCGGAACTTTAATCGCATTTTACGCCTATCTTACTGCGGTGCAAATTATTGGCGGACAAAAAACAAGCCTTTTAGCTTCAATGGAACCTCTTTCTGCAACGGTTTTGGCGGTACTTTGGCTGAATGTTTCTTTTTCTTCAATCGATTGGGTAGGGAGTCTGCTTATTATTTCGACCGTATTTTTATTAAGTAAAAAACCGAAAAAATTACATGAAATAAAAGAAACCGGGAACTAA
- a CDS encoding Lrp/AsnC family transcriptional regulator produces the protein MKSLDQFDTAILKILQKDNLTPQRDIGEKIGLSAAAVQRRIKRMRESGIIKADVSVIDINKIHHCVTLVVEVFMESEKIELLDQAKVIFTATPEVQQCYFVTGDSDFILIIVVPSMKDYEVLTRKIFYSNKNINHFRTMVTMDTLKSNLELPDQILQQLE, from the coding sequence TTGAAATCACTCGATCAATTTGACACGGCAATTTTAAAAATTCTTCAAAAGGATAATCTAACTCCACAAAGAGATATTGGCGAAAAAATTGGGCTTTCTGCTGCAGCTGTTCAGCGTAGAATTAAGAGAATGCGTGAATCCGGAATTATAAAAGCCGATGTTTCTGTGATTGATATCAACAAGATTCATCATTGCGTCACCTTGGTTGTAGAAGTTTTTATGGAAAGCGAGAAAATTGAATTGCTTGATCAAGCCAAAGTTATTTTTACAGCAACTCCCGAAGTACAGCAATGCTATTTTGTAACCGGAGATTCAGATTTTATTTTAATCATTGTGGTTCCTTCTATGAAGGATTATGAAGTTTTAACGAGAAAGATTTTCTACAGCAATAAAAACATCAACCACTTTCGAACCATGGTCACCATGGATACTTTGAAATCTAATCTTGAATTGCCAGATCAAATATTACAGCAGTTAGAATGA
- a CDS encoding threonine aldolase family protein, translated as MKFSFKNDYSEGCHPQILESLLRNNLDQQAGYGEDDYSKKAKDLIKAKIENQDAEVYFVSGGTQANLIVISSILRPYQCVISASTGHILNNETGAIEATGHKILSIEKEDGKLSPEDIIPVLESHQNVPHQVMPKLVYISNSTELGTIYTKKELENLSKFCKENNLYLFMDGARLGHALTSETNDLELKDIAELTDIFYLGGTKNGALLGEVIIITEKDLRPDFAFNIKQKGALLAKGRLLGIQFLELMKDDLYFDLARNANQQAMKIKKALSERGVQFLSDTSTNQIFPILSNKIIEVLSEKFEFYIWKKIDENLSAIRLITSWNTQNEPVEEFIKTFNSEL; from the coding sequence ATGAAATTTTCTTTTAAAAACGATTATTCCGAAGGGTGTCATCCTCAGATTTTAGAATCACTTCTTCGAAATAATCTTGATCAGCAAGCAGGGTATGGTGAAGATGATTATTCTAAAAAAGCTAAAGATTTAATTAAAGCTAAAATTGAAAATCAGGACGCTGAAGTTTATTTTGTTTCCGGAGGAACGCAGGCAAATCTCATTGTAATTTCTTCAATTTTAAGACCTTATCAATGTGTGATTTCTGCTTCAACCGGACATATTTTAAATAATGAAACAGGGGCAATTGAAGCAACGGGACACAAAATCTTAAGTATAGAAAAAGAAGACGGAAAACTTTCCCCGGAAGATATTATTCCTGTTTTGGAAAGTCATCAGAATGTTCCGCATCAGGTAATGCCGAAGTTGGTTTATATTTCAAATTCTACTGAACTTGGGACAATTTATACAAAAAAAGAACTCGAGAACCTTTCTAAGTTTTGTAAGGAAAACAACTTGTATCTTTTTATGGACGGAGCTCGATTGGGTCACGCTTTAACTTCAGAAACGAACGATTTAGAACTAAAAGACATTGCTGAATTAACGGATATTTTCTATCTAGGAGGCACCAAAAATGGCGCTTTATTAGGAGAAGTAATAATAATTACTGAAAAAGATTTGCGTCCGGATTTCGCCTTTAATATCAAGCAAAAAGGGGCGTTGTTGGCAAAAGGAAGACTTTTGGGAATTCAGTTTTTGGAGCTGATGAAAGACGATTTGTATTTTGATTTAGCCAGAAATGCCAATCAACAGGCGATGAAGATTAAAAAAGCTTTGTCTGAAAGGGGAGTGCAGTTCCTTTCTGATACTTCTACCAACCAGATTTTTCCGATTTTGAGCAATAAAATCATTGAAGTTTTATCTGAAAAATTTGAATTTTATATCTGGAAAAAAATAGATGAGAATTTATCGGCAATTCGTTTAATAACTTCTTGGAATACTCAAAACGAACCTGTTGAAGAATTTATTAAAACTTTTAATAGTGAATTATAA
- a CDS encoding tetratricopeptide repeat protein — MNKIFTILLLIVSVNVFSQGYFSGNINYCTPQNENSKKKFDAVIKALQFPNLYDKATRAIVDVTAKDPTYCDAFFMAGYLFRLQEKHKEALAYYYVADSLAQNKSLEFKQNLAIEFMVFGAADEARKKYEEMAKYFPTNPEGFYGIGNTAIVLRDYDSGLKNLKIAEDLYKKEGGVKKDVKFMYGILYALKEDYKSGLPYLEEVYSQYKKDEGYLALYALSMLKNAKENNDASLEKKARKFYDKIKDSKNIDTEISNKLKANF; from the coding sequence ATGAATAAAATTTTTACCATCTTACTTTTAATTGTATCAGTCAATGTTTTTTCACAAGGATATTTTTCTGGTAATATTAATTATTGTACTCCTCAAAATGAAAATTCTAAGAAAAAATTTGATGCGGTTATAAAGGCTCTTCAGTTTCCCAATCTTTATGATAAAGCTACTCGTGCTATAGTTGATGTAACAGCAAAAGATCCTACATATTGTGATGCATTTTTTATGGCTGGATATTTATTCCGACTTCAAGAAAAGCATAAAGAAGCTCTTGCATACTATTATGTTGCAGATAGTTTGGCTCAAAATAAATCATTAGAATTTAAACAAAATCTGGCAATTGAGTTTATGGTATTTGGAGCTGCCGATGAAGCCCGTAAAAAATATGAAGAAATGGCTAAATATTTCCCGACAAATCCGGAAGGGTTCTATGGAATTGGAAACACAGCTATTGTTTTGAGAGATTATGATTCAGGATTAAAGAATCTCAAAATTGCAGAAGATTTATATAAAAAGGAAGGTGGAGTAAAAAAAGATGTGAAATTCATGTATGGTATTTTGTATGCTCTGAAGGAAGATTATAAATCTGGTCTGCCATATTTAGAAGAAGTTTATTCACAATATAAAAAAGATGAGGGATATTTAGCGCTTTATGCTCTTTCTATGCTTAAAAATGCAAAAGAAAATAATGATGCATCTTTAGAAAAGAAAGCAAGAAAATTTTATGATAAAATAAAGGATAGCAAAAATATTGATACAGAAATAAGCAATAAACTAAAAGCTAATTTTTAA
- a CDS encoding metal-dependent transcriptional regulator, which translates to MKTTLTEENYLKALFHVVDHEGKVTINELSKFLNVKMPSVNNMMKKFAEKNWVIYETYKPLRVTEKGRREAALVVRKHRLTEMFLVKKMNFGWENVHEIAEQLEHVHSQVFFDKMDEILDYPKFDPHGEPIPDKDGNIIAQDLQQLSNCKIGETVIFTSVTLSDDAFLNYLTERKLLLNTKIKILKIEDFDKSITIEISGKTEVLSKKATEKILVKH; encoded by the coding sequence TTGAAAACAACATTAACAGAAGAAAATTATCTGAAAGCTTTGTTTCATGTAGTTGACCATGAAGGAAAAGTGACGATTAACGAACTGAGCAAATTTCTTAACGTAAAAATGCCCAGCGTTAATAATATGATGAAGAAATTTGCCGAAAAAAATTGGGTAATCTATGAAACCTACAAACCTCTCAGAGTTACCGAAAAAGGCAGACGTGAAGCAGCTTTAGTCGTAAGAAAGCACCGTCTTACCGAAATGTTTCTGGTTAAAAAAATGAATTTTGGCTGGGAAAATGTACACGAGATCGCAGAACAATTGGAACATGTACATTCGCAGGTTTTCTTTGATAAAATGGATGAGATTTTAGACTATCCAAAATTCGATCCTCATGGTGAACCCATTCCCGATAAAGACGGAAATATCATTGCTCAGGATTTACAGCAGTTAAGCAACTGTAAAATTGGTGAAACCGTTATTTTTACCTCTGTTACTCTATCTGATGATGCGTTTCTGAATTATCTTACCGAAAGAAAACTTCTATTAAATACTAAAATTAAGATTCTTAAAATTGAAGATTTCGACAAATCAATTACTATAGAAATTTCAGGAAAAACAGAAGTTCTCAGTAAGAAGGCAACCGAAAAGATTCTGGTGAAACATTAG